The sequence below is a genomic window from Streptomyces sp. NBC_00289.
GAGCCGGGCCAGGACATCCTGCGGGGCCTCGGCCGCCCACTCGCTGATCGCCACGAAACTCCTCGCACCGGTGACCACGGCGGAGCAGGCGATCAGCAGCACTGCCACGAAAGGGTGACGCTTCCCGCGCCGGTACCGCGGATCGGCAAGTGCCCGCAGCCGCCCGGCCAGCAGACCCGTCGCACCATGTTGACGGGTGGGCGACTTGACCAGACAGACGGGCAGACTGACGGCACATCGAAGCTCCGTTGCGGGACGGCGACTTGGGAAGGTCACCCCCACAACGGAGCTTCGTTGCGTCCGGTCGCGCACCCGACCAGCATCCACACCGCCGTGACATGCGCATCCGAGAGATCACCACGACTTTGCAATCGCCCTGCGGTAACGCCATGTAAGTAAGGGCTGCTCACGTTTTGCGATCTCTGTTTTGAGATCCTGCAGATCCGGGTTGCTGGCGGACGGATTGGTTCAGGTGGAGGGCAGTCCGGCCTGTGCAGTCCGTTGTCCGTGTTTGCTGGTGTTGTGCACGGGTTGGCGGTTAGAGAGGGACGTTCATGGAGGCGGGTTGCAGATCCGGGTGGGTCGGGGTTGCGGCCGGTGTGGGGCGGCGGGCGGTGGTGAGGGACGGACTGGCCGTTGCTGGGCCGTGACGGTACTGGCGGGCTGCGGCAGACGGGAGAAGCAGGGCGCGGTGCGGTAGGAGGCGGCTGCTGCGGCTGCGGAGCTGGCGCGTGGGGATGAGGTGCCTCGGGGCGGGGGCTGGTGGCGCCCGCTGGCAATGTGGTGCTTGCGCGCGGCGAGGACGGCGAGCTGTGCGCTTTTTTTGGTGGTGTGCACGCATGCGGGATGCGTGGTGGCCGAGGTGGCTGATGGAGAAATTCTCTGCCCGTGCCATGGGGACCGGTTCGCTCCGGCGGCGGAGAGGCCGGTCCGCGGCCTGGCCAGGAAACTGCTGCGGAAAGTGTCCGTCGCTGAACCTGATGGGGTGATCGTCACTCGCTGAGTTCCTGGCAATTGACCTTTTCCAGCGGTCGCTCCTGGGTGAACGGTCCTCTTAGCCTCGATCGTTCATGAGTCCTTGTCGGTTTGTTGACGGGGACTCTGCGTTTGTGTGGTGGGGTCTTTTCGGGGCTGGGGCAGGCCGAGGGCCCGGCTCTCGCGTCGGATGGGCGCCGGGTTCCACTTCACCGGTGTGGTGGTGCGGGTTTGTCGGGACGGGCGATGTGGCTGGTCAACCGGGGTTCGGCAGGGCGTGGAGCCTGACGATCGCGTGGCTGATGACAGCGGTCCAGGGCCATCGGGCGGGCAGGCGGAGCCAGCGGCGACGGCCGGTGTTCACGAGCTGAGCGGCGGCGGAGAACAGCCGCAGCCGGAGCTTCTTGGGTTCCCAGCGGCGGGCCTCGCCGGTCAGCGCGAGCATCGGCATCCAGGCGAGGAGGTCGAGCGCGAGGGAGACGATCTCCAGCCAGATCTGGTTCTGGGCCGTGTCGTGCAGGGGCAGATTGCGCAGGCCGGTGGCACGGGCGCCTCGGATGCGGTCCTCGCAGCGTGCCCGTCTGCGGTGACGCAGTTCGAGGTCGGCGAGCTGGCCGCCTTTCGTGTTGGTCGCGAAGCAGGTGAGCCGGTTGCCGTCGAGGTCGGTGAAGCGCAACTGGGCGCCGGGGTGCGGGCGTTCTTTGCGGACGATCAGCCGCATGCCCGTGGGCCAGGTACTCAGGTCGGGCATGTCGGTGATCTCGGCGACCCAGGCGCCGGGCCGCTCGGTGCCGTCGGCGTCGTAGGCGGGTGTCCATGCCTTCTTCGGGATCTTCAGTACGGCCTGGTGGATGGCGTCGGTGGTGGTCATTCCGACGGAATACGACAGCCACCGGCCCCGGCGGGAGAGCCAGTCGAGGAAGGTGTGGGTGCCGCCGGCGGAGTCGGTGCGGATCAGTGTCTGCCGTCCCCGCCGCAGGTGTTTGGGCAGTTGGGCCAGGGCGAGTTGGGCGGTTTCGATGTGGTCGGCGGCGGTGTTGGAGCCCGCGTTGCCGGGCCGCAGCAGGGCGGCCACCGGTTCCCCGGATCCGGCTGGGCCGTGGTCGACGAACGCGACGAGCGGGTGATGGCCGAAGGTCTTCTTCCAGGTCGGGGTGGCGTCCTGCTTCTCGGAGTGTGCGAGCACCAGTACCCCGTCGATGTCCACGATCACTTGGCCGTCGGCGGCCGGACTGCTTGTCCCGGCCAACTCCCAGACCCGCGTGCGTACTTCGGAACGTGCGCCCCGGATTGCCGCAAGAGCCTTCGGGCCGGAGGCGGCGAGCGCGTCGACGAGGCGGGAGACGGTCGGATCGGAGGCCACCGGGCCGAACACAGCCGGCTCGGCCCGCAGCATGCCGACGTCTGCCAGACAGTTGCCGCCGAGCGCGACGGCCAGCGCCACATCCAGCAGGATCTTGCCTGGGTCGTGCACGGCCCGCGGCTTGCGCCACGGTGCCAGTGCCGCCGCTATCGCACCGTCCAGGCCACACTTGCGGGCCGTCTCGACCAGCAGCACCGCCCCGGCCTGCGAGACCACCCCGCGGCCGCCGCCCTCGACACGGACGCGCGGGTACGACCCGCTACTCTTCTTCACCTGGAGAGTGCTTCTTTCCTTGCAGTGACAGGACCCTCGACAAGTCCCATCGTTGCAGGTCAGCAGCACTCTCCGCTTTTTTGATCAAGACCCGGACAGACCCACTCGCGAAAGCGCGAGGTTAGTAGGTTGGCTTCCTCCCGACCTGTGGCAGGAGTCGGCTCCTGCCGGAAGCAGCTGTTACCCGATCGGTGGTCACTTCGAAAAAGGTTTGCGGCTTAGCCGGGGTTCTGGCCGCCCCAAGTGTGGTGTTCGGGCCCGTCGGGGAGTCGGTGATTTTTGGTCCCGCCGGTGGGGGTATGCATTCCGTCGGTTTCATTCGGTTGCCGTTATAGGCCGAATGGGTTGGCGGCCTCTGCTGAGGAATCCCGCCGCGCAGAGTCCTGGCGAGGATAACGCTCGAGGCTCTCGATTGCTGTGCCGGTCTCATTCGCGTGATTCGGATGGTGGATTCCGTAAACCTTTCCCTTTGTATGTTTGAGCGGTATTGAGAGGCGTGATTGTGGCTGGCTGGTTGCGGTATCGGCGGTTTTGGTGTGTGCCGGTGGTGGTGTTTGCGGTGGGTGTGGCTGGGGGCTGTGATGCGGGTGCGGGTGGGGGGCGGTCGGCTGCTGCCCGGCATTCCCCGTCTCCGGTTGCGGTGCCGGCGCCGGTGGCTTCTGCTGCGGTGCTGCCTGTGGTGTCGGGGAAGGCGGGCGGCAGGCCGGTGGTCGGGATTCCGCGTGAGGCGCCGGGTAGGGCGTTCGTGGTGCGTACCGTGTCGGCCGGGAAGGGGCCGGAGGTTCGGAAGGGCCGGGTGGTGGTGGCGCACTATGTGGCGAAGGTGTGGAAGTCCGGCCGGACGGTGATGGATTCCCGGCGCGGTGGCGGGAGGCCGCAGGTGTTCACTGCGGGTGGGGGTTCGCTGTTGCCCGCTTTGGAGCGGGCGGTGGCCGGCCGGCGGGCGGGGAGCCGGGTGATGGCAGTGGTTCCGCCGGGTGGGGTGTTCGGCCTGGACCGGTTGCAGTCGGCCGGTGTGTCGGCGAAGGACACACTAGTTTTTGTTCTTGACATTGCCGCGGTGATCGATCCGGTTACGGCGGTGGCAGGCACCGCGCGTCCGGCTGCGGGTCTGCCGCGGGTGGACAGTTCGGCGCCGGGGCAGTTCGCCCTGACGGTGCCGGAGGGTTCGCCGCCCCGGCGTCTGGTGGCCCGCACGCTGATCGCGGGTTCGGGCCGGCCGGTGGGGCCGCGCAGCAGGGTGTTGGTGCACTACGCCGGAGCCGTCTGGGCGTCCGGCCGCGGCAAGCCGGCCGAGGTGTTCGACTCCACCGCCCAGCGGGGGCAGCCGGTGCTGGTGCGTATGGGTGCCGGTGAGGTGATCAAGGGCTGGGAGGAGGGGCTGCGCGACCAGAAGGCCGGCAGCCGGGTCCTGCTCGTGGTCCCTCCGGGCAAGGCGTACGGGACGCGGTCACACGCCGGCGTCCCGGCGGGCTCCACTTTGGTGTTCGCCGTCGACATCCTTGCCGTCCTGTAACTGCCGGAATCTGTTGTTTCCAGCGCGTGAGAATTCCGACCCTCGCCACCTCCGTGTTGGGGAAATCGAGGTGGGAGGTCGGGGTGTGAGGGGCTCTTCGAGGGTCCTGCTTTCGGCGCGGTGCGCGAAGTGACTGGGCAGGCCGGTCGCCAGGTGCTGCGCCCTTTCTTGTTTTCCTCTTCTTCTGAAAGTCGTGTCATGTGGAAATTGAAGAGACGGTTGTTGAGATCGTCGGTGGCGGCGGGAGTTGCTGCTGCTCTGGTGGGGTCGATTGGACCGGTGGTGTTTGCGCCGGGTGCGGTTGCGGCCGATGGCCCGCCGGTACCGAAGCATCCTCTGCCGGTTCCGTCGGGTGATCCCGCGGCGGCGGCGAAGGCGGGTTATCTGCCGGGTTCGGGGAGTGTGGGGCCGAACGGGGCGTTTACCTATGGGATGCCGCTGACTGTGCCCGAGGGCCGGGCCGGGGTGCAGCCGCAGCT
It includes:
- a CDS encoding ubiquinol-cytochrome c reductase iron-sulfur subunit; the protein is MWCLRAARTASCALFLVVCTHAGCVVAEVADGEILCPCHGDRFAPAAERPVRGLARKLLRKVSVAEPDGVIVTR
- a CDS encoding IS1380 family transposase — its product is MKKSSGSYPRVRVEGGGRGVVSQAGAVLLVETARKCGLDGAIAAALAPWRKPRAVHDPGKILLDVALAVALGGNCLADVGMLRAEPAVFGPVASDPTVSRLVDALAASGPKALAAIRGARSEVRTRVWELAGTSSPAADGQVIVDIDGVLVLAHSEKQDATPTWKKTFGHHPLVAFVDHGPAGSGEPVAALLRPGNAGSNTAADHIETAQLALAQLPKHLRRGRQTLIRTDSAGGTHTFLDWLSRRGRWLSYSVGMTTTDAIHQAVLKIPKKAWTPAYDADGTERPGAWVAEITDMPDLSTWPTGMRLIVRKERPHPGAQLRFTDLDGNRLTCFATNTKGGQLADLELRHRRRARCEDRIRGARATGLRNLPLHDTAQNQIWLEIVSLALDLLAWMPMLALTGEARRWEPKKLRLRLFSAAAQLVNTGRRRWLRLPARWPWTAVISHAIVRLHALPNPG
- a CDS encoding FKBP-type peptidyl-prolyl cis-trans isomerase — protein: MSAGKGPEVRKGRVVVAHYVAKVWKSGRTVMDSRRGGGRPQVFTAGGGSLLPALERAVAGRRAGSRVMAVVPPGGVFGLDRLQSAGVSAKDTLVFVLDIAAVIDPVTAVAGTARPAAGLPRVDSSAPGQFALTVPEGSPPRRLVARTLIAGSGRPVGPRSRVLVHYAGAVWASGRGKPAEVFDSTAQRGQPVLVRMGAGEVIKGWEEGLRDQKAGSRVLLVVPPGKAYGTRSHAGVPAGSTLVFAVDILAVL